The genomic region CGCGAACAAGAACAATGCGGAATCCATCTTTGAGGTGCAGTACCTCGAAGGGGCGGCGGGCTTTAACGGCAACCAGATCTACCGCTTCATCCCGACGCCCATTACGGCGGCCGAACTGGCACCCATCACCGGCACTTCAAATCCGCAGCCGCTGTCGGGCGAAAACAACAACGTCCCAACCCCCGACATCATTGCCGCCTATGAAGCCGGGGATAAACGGCGCGATATTTCCATTGGCTATGTAACGCTCAGCCAGAGCCTGCGCGACAACAAGGTGTACCCTTACATCAAAAAGTATGCTCGCCCGCACGCTCTGCACAACAATACCGGCCAGAACTGGCCCGTGTACCGGTTTGCCGAGGCGCTGCTGTTTATGGCTGAAGTGCTCAACGAGCAGGGCAAAACCACCGAGGCCATTCCGTTCCTGAATCAGGTACGTGCCCGCGCGGGGCTGGCCCCGACCACGGCCGCTACCCAGGCTACCCTGCGGGAGGCCATTTTCCGGGAGCGCCGGGTGGAACTGGCCTTCGAAAACAAGCGCTGGTTTGACCTGGTCCGTACAGACCGGGTCCGGCAGGTGATCGTCCCGTACGGTGAACGGATAAAGGCCAATCCGGCGGCGTATTATTTCCCAGCCGGGGCGGTGCCTCCGCCAAACGCTTTCACCAACCTGGAAATTTATTATCCGCTGCCGGCCATTGAGTCGGACCTGACGCCGCATTTTTAACCATTTCGGGAAAGGATTGGCTTTTGACTAGTAAAGTCACTCCTTTCCCGCCTTTCTTAACTGCATTTCTTACACCCATTTTGTTTCCTTCTAAGACGATGAAGTCAACTTTCTTAAACGTCAAATTGCTGCCACTGCTAGGGATGATGGGGCTGGTCGGCCTTTGGCATACCTTCCCCCAAGCGGAGGAGCACCTAATCGTCGCCCCCGCCCCCGACCCTAAAGTCGCCAAACTGAAACTGCCCGAAGGCTTCAAGGCCGAACACCTCTACAGCCCCTCCGAAAACGGCCAGGGGTCGTGGGTGTCGATGGCCTTCGACGACAAGGGCCGGATGATTACCTCCGACCAGTACGGGGCGCTTTTCCGCCTGACCATCCCGGCGATGGCCTCGGGCAGCGCCACCCCTACCATCGAAAAACTAACCATCGGCACCGATACCTCCGCCGTCGGGGGCATGGGCTTCGCGCAGGGGCTGCTGTATGCCTTCAACAGCCTTTACGTGATGGTCAACAACCGACCCACCGCCCGTTTTCCCAAACCCAGCGGGCTGTACCGGCTTCAGGACACCAACGGCGACGATCAGTTCGATAAAGTCACCCTGCTGAAGGAACTGGTCGGCGAAGGCGAGCACGGTCCGCACAGCGTGGTGCTGTCGCCGGATAAAAAATCGCTGATCGTGGTGGCGGGCAACCATACCGACGTACCGGAGATGGACGCCTACCGCCTGCCCAAAGTCTGGAAACAGGACAACCTTTTCCCGCTCATCAAAGACCCCCGCGGCCACGCCAACAACCGCATGGCTCCGGGCGGCTGGATTGCCCAGGTAGACCCCGAGGGCAAACGCTGGGAACTGCTCGGCGCCGGGTTCCGGAACGAGTTCGACGTAGCCTTCAACGAAGCGGGTGACATGTTTACCTACGATTCGGATATGGAATGGGACTTCGGCCTGCCCTGGTACCGGCCCACCCGCATCTGCCACGTGACGAGCGGGGCGGAATTCGGCTGGCGGACCGGCAACAGCAAATGGTCGGCGCGCTACACCGACAACCTGCCGCCGGTCGTGAACATCGGCCAGGGGTCGCCCACCAACCTCATCTACGTCAATCGGGGACGTTTTCCGCAAAAATACCAGAACACCCTGCTGGCTTTCGACTGGAGCTTCGGCATCGTGCACGCCATCCACCTAAAGCCCAACGGGGCCACCTATTCGGGCGAACGCGAAGAATTCCTTTCGGGGCTTTCGCTGCCGCTGACCGACGGCCTCATCGGGCCCGACGGCGCGCTGTACTTCCTGACGGGCGGCCGGCGGCTGGAATCGAGCCTCTACCGGGTGTATTACGATGGCCCGGAAAAGCCCGTCGCCACTAACGCCACGCTGCCGCTGCCGGAAGCCCATAAAATCCGCGCCAGCCTCGAAGCCTACCACACGGGCGGCCCCAAAGCCGGAGCCGTGGAAGCCGCCTGGCCGTACCTGAAACACGCCGACCGGTTTATCCAGTACGCCGCCCGAATCGCGGTGGAACACCAGCCGGTATCGGAATGGCAGGGCAGGGCTCTGGCCGAAAAAGCGCCCCGGGCCGTGCCGCAGGCCGCCATCGCGCTGGCCCGCCACGCCGATTCTACCTCGGCATCAGTGCGCAGCCAGCTGCTGACCAACCTGATGGTTCCCGGATTTGCGCAACTGAATGAAATGGAAAAGCAGGATGTCCTCCGCGCCCTGGAAGTGGTCATGGCCCGTATGGGTACTCCGGACGGCGAACTGAAAACCAAGCTCAGCGCTTTCCTGAATGCCGGGTATCCGTCCAAATCCGCCCAGCTGGACCGCGCTTACTGCCGCCTGCTGGTGACCCTCGACGATCCGCAGGGACTGGTTAAAACGCTGGCGCTGATGGACCAGAAAATCCCGAACGACCTCACCGCCGACGAAACGGCCACGGCTTCGAGCGACCTCATCATGCGCAACCCGCAGTACGGCCTCGACATCGCCCGGATGCTGGCCAAAGTGCCGCCCATGCAGCAGACCTATCTGGCGACGATGCTGAGCGGCCAGAAGGCGGGCTGGACCCCGGCGCAGCGTCAGAAGTATTTCTCCTGGTTCCGCACCGCGCTCAACTACCAGGGCGGTCACAGCTACATCGGCTTTATCGACCGCGCCCGGAAACTGGCCCTGCAGAATGTTCCGAAGGAGCAGGTGGCGACCTACAGCAAACTGTCGGGCGAGGAACTGCTGTCGAAAAACGGCAACGATCTGGTGGTGGGTGCCTACCCGAAAGGACCGGGCCGCCGCTGGTCGGTGACCGATGCGCTGGCCGTCGTGGATCAGGGTCTGGAAGGCCGGAGCTTTGAAAACGGGCGGAACATGTACAACGCCATCACCTGCGGCCGCTGCCACACCATGCGCGGCGAAGGCGGTGCCGTCGGGCCGGACCTGACGCAGCTGGCGACGCGTTTCTCCAAAAAAGACATGCTGGAAGCCATTCTGGAACCCAGCAAGGCCGTTTCGGACCAGTACGCCGCCACCCAGTTCAACCTGAAAAAAGGCGAATCGGTCGTGGGTCGGCTGGTCAATGAGGACAAGGACGCCTACTACGTCTCGCAGAACCCGTTTGCCCCGGACCAGCTGCGGAAAGTGCCGAAGAAAGAGGTGACGTCCTCAACGCTGTCCAACGTGTCCATCATGCTTCCGGGCCTCATCAACAGCCTGAATCCGGACGAACTGAAGGACCTGATGGCGTTTCTGATGGCGGGCGGCAACCAGGATCATCAGGTGTACAAGGCCGCCGCGGGCTCCGGTAAAGGAAAGTAACCGAATTCTGCCACCCATTTTCAAATCAATACCGAATGTTGAAAGCAACAGGGAGCTTTGTAAAACCGCTTTTCATCGCCGGCTCGCTGGCGGTGATCGGCGGTTTTACCGATTGTCTGGCTCAAACCAAAAAAGACAGGAAAGACGGCTACGTCAGCATCTTCGACGGCAAAACGCTGAAAGGCTGGGACGGCGATACGGCGTACTGGCGGGTGGAAAACGGAACCCTGACCGGCGAAATCCGGCCGGACCGTTTGCTCAAAACCAACTCGTTCATCATCTGGCGCGGCGGCTCTCCCCAGGATTTTGAGTTTAAAGGCGAATTCAAGATCACCGGCGCGGGCAATTCCGGCATCAATTACCGGAGTGAACAGCTGACCGACATTCCGTTTGCGCTCCGGGGCTACCAGGCCGACATCGACGGGCAGAACCGCTACACCGGCCAAAATTACGAGGAACGCCGCCGCACCACCCTCGCCTACCGGGGCCAGAAAACCCGCATCAAACCCTATGACGGAGCGGCTTCTCCCGAAGCCGTGCGCGAAAAGGTCAGCAAAAACGCCTGGACGGGCATGGAAGTCGTCGGTTCGCTCGGCAGCTCGGACTCGCTGAAAACGTTCATCAAACAGGAAGACTGGAACACGTTTCATCTGATTATCAAAGGCAACCACCTCCGGCACTACATCAACGGGGTGCTGATGAGCGAAGTCATTGACGAGGATGCGGTAAATGGACGGCAGAAAGGTCTTTTAGGCGTACAGGTCCACGTCGGGCCGCCCATGCAGGTGCAGTACCGAAACCTGATGCTGAAGCAGTTACCCGTTCAGAAGGAGTTAACCAAAAGTCAGCCGTGACATCCGGAAACTGGAAACATAAATTCATCAATCCGGCCCAGGTCGGGGGCATCGAAACGGCCGTGCTGGACAACGGCCGGGGTCGCGGGACGCGCATCGCCTGGATCAACACGGGCACTGGGCTGCGTTACAAAGTGGTGCTCGACCGGGCGATGGACATTGCCGAGGCGTTTTACAACCAGCACAGTCTGGCCTGGCTGAGTCACCTCGGCGTGGCGCCCCCGGACCCATCCACGGACCGGGGCATCGGCTGGCTCCGCAATTTTGGCGGGGGCCTGCTGACCACCTGCGGCCTGACCCATATCGGCGGCCCGGAAACGGATGCCTACGGCGAACGGGGCGTGCACGGCCCCATCAGCAACCTGCCCGCCGAACTGGAATCCATTCTGCAGCCCGACCCCGCCGCCGGTCGTCTGGAGTTCAGCCTGACCGGCCGCATCCGGCAGACGCAGGTGTTCGGGCCCTGCCTGGAGCTTCGGCGCACGATCTCGGGTCGGCTCGGCGAGGCGCGCATTCAGATACGGGACGAGGTGGTCAACCGGGGCAACACCCCCGCGCCGCACATGCTGCTGTACCACGTCAATTTCGGCTGGCCGCTTGTGGATGAAGGCGCGGAGCTGATCTGGCAGGGCGACTGGCAGGCCCGGGAAGGCGAAAACGCCCGCATTTTCCGGCCGGAGAACGACTTTCGCAAATGCCCGCCCCCGCTGGACGAACACGCGGGCGGCGGCGAGGAAGCGGCCTTTATCCGTCCGGAAGCGGATGAAAACGGCCAGTGTGTCTGCGGCGTCCACAATCCGGCGCTGGGCATCGCCGCCCTGATCCGCTTCCGGAAGGAGCAGCTGCCCTGGCTGACCAACTGGCAACACTGGGGACGCGGGGAGTACGTCACCGGCCTCGAACCCGGCACCCATCCCCCGATCGGACAGGCCGCCGCCCGCGCCCGGCAGGAACTCCTGTTTCTGGAACCGGAAGATTCCCGTATTTATGAGCTTTCGCTGGAAGTGGTACCGTCTGATTCCGAATATTTTAATAGTTTACCAACTCATACCTCAACCCATCAGGAACATTAAACCTATCCTTTAATGGAAACATTGAATGCCACAAGCCTGGCCGAAAAGGCGCTTGAACAGGGCAAAGGAATTCTTCGCCTTGCTCCTACCTGGGTTCCCCGTTCGTTCTGCGTACCGGGACGGCGGATTAAGCTGCATCCGGACGACTATTATGTGCTCGGCGGCAAACGCGGCGGCATTGACGAGCGCTGGCTGTCGTCGACCACCCCGGCCAAAAACGGTCCGCTGACCGGCGAAAATGAAGGTTTGAGCCAGATTGTGTTCAACGATGGCGGCAAAGAAGTGCAGTTTCTGCTGCGGGATGCGGTCGCGGAGCTGAAAGGCGAACTCATCGGCGAGCGGCTCTGGAACGAGTACCAAAGCTGGCCGATGTATTCCAAATTCTTTGACAACATGGGTCCGCTGCCGCACCACGTTCACCACAACGACGAACACGCGGCCAAAATCGGGCAGCTGGGCAAACCGGAAGCGTATTATTTCCCGCCCCAATTGAACAACCACGGCGGCGATTTTCCCTACACGTTCTTCGGCCTCACGCCGGGCACCACCAAAGAGCAGGTGCTGGAATGCCTGAAGAATTTCACCAAAGGCGACAACAAGATTACCAACATTTCGCAGGCCTACCGCCTCGAACCCGGCACCGGCTGGGATGTACCGCCGGGTCTGCTGCACGCTCCGGGCAGCCTCTGCACCTACGAGCCGCAGAAAGCCTCGGACGTGTTTGCCATGTACCAGTCGCTGGTCAACGAGGCGATTATCGACGAAGACCTGCTCTGGAACGGCACCCCGCCCGAAGAGCGCGGCAACTTCGACCAACTGGTGGAGGTGCTCGACTGGGATCTGAACCTCGACCCGAACATGATGCAGAACCGCTTCATGCGGCCTAAACCCGTGCGTCCGGTGGCTGAAATGGAGGCCGAAGGGTATCTCGAAACCTGGATCTGCTACAAAAACGAAGCCTTCAGCGCCAAGGAACTGACGGTGCTACCGGGGCAGACCGTCACCATCCGCGACAGCGCCGCCTACGGCCTGATCATGATGCAGGGTCGCGGCACGATGGGCGTCTGGGAAATTGAAACTCCGGCCCTGATCCGCTACGGACAGCTGACCAACGACGAGTTCTTTGTCAGCGAGAACGCCGCCCGCGAAGGCGTCACCATCACGAACGCCTCCCAGACCGACCCGATTGTCATGCTGAAACACTTCGGCCCCGGCAATCCGGATCTGGTCCTGTGAGTTTATTTCTCGCAGATTCAAGCAGATTTTAGACGCAGATTTTCGCAGATAATAATAGAAAATCAGCGTAAATCTGCGTCTAAAATCCGCTTGAATCTGCGAGAAACCCCTTTTTTCTGAAAAATCAGTAACCCCTAACTCCTATTTCACCCATGCCCGAAAATAATTATCCCAAGCTTCACAACGCCACCTGGCCCGGTCTGGTCGGCAAAGGCCCCGACTCGGAACCGCCCATTTCGCTCGATGACATGCTCGACATGACCGCCGCCGCGGAAGTGGACGGCGTTAAGTTCGACGGCGTTGACCTCGGCCTGATGGACCCGCATTTCAACGTCAACTGCTCGCCGGACGACGTCAAACGGCTGGCGGATAAAGTCGCCTCGCGTAACCTCGAAATCGGCAGTCTGGTTGCTCCCATCTGGGGTGGTCCGGCGATGGGTACCCAGGAGCAGCGCGCCCAATTTGTGGACATGGTGCGCCGGACCTGTGAAGTGGGCCAGCAACTGCGCGAAATGGGCATCCGGCCCAGCGGCATCGTCCGGATCGACTCGGCATCCTCGCCCGAAGCGTTTTCCAAAGACCCCGTGGGCAATACGAAGCTGATCGCCGAGACCTTCCGCGAAGCCTGCGACGTGGCCGCCCAATACGGCGAAAAACTGGCCGCCGAGGGCGAAATCTGCTGGGGCGGTCTGCAATCGTGGCGCGCCACGCTCGAAACGCTGGAACAGGTTGACCGGCCGAACATGGGCTTTCAGGCCGATATGTCGCATACCTTTCTCTACCTGCTCGGCTACAACAGCCCCGAAGACCGCCTGCTGCCTGAGTATTACGACTGGAACGACCGCGAAGCCCTGACCGCCGCCCTGAAGAAAATGACCGCCGCCCTGCGCCCGTGGACACTCGATTTCCACGTCGCCCAGAACGACGGCACGGTTTTCGGCTCCGGCTCCCATGACAAAACCGGCCGCCACTGCCAGGCCACCGATCCCAACGGCAAACTCGACATCGTTCAGGATGCCGGGCACTGGCTGCGCGACGAGAACGGCAACCTCACCAAAGCGTTCCGCCACATCTGCTGGGACGGCTGTATGTTCCCCAACCAGGTCATGCAGAACCAGCAAACCTGGAACGACATCCTGGCCGTCATGATCAAGGTGCGTCAGGCCCACGGATGGCAGGAATGAAGTCAAGAGTTATGAGTTAAGAGTTATGAGTTAAGCTTTGCTAAAATGAGCAGCAAAGCCCAACCCATAACTCTTAATTCATAACTCATAATTCCTAACTCCTAATTCTTAACTCTTTAGAAATGTCAGACAAAAAACAACTCCGGATCGGACTCATCGGCTGCGGCTTCATGGGTCGTACCCATACCAATGGTTACAAGCGCGTCAACGACTTTTTTCCGGCCCTCGGCTACCGGCCGGTGCTGAAAGCCGTCTGCGCCCGCAACCGCGACAAAGTGCAGGCTTTCGCCGAACAGTGGGGCTACGAATCGTTCGAAACAGACTGGCGCGCCCTGATCGCCCGCGACGATATCGACGCCGTCGACATCTGTACCCCCAACGATACCCATGCCGAAATCGCCATTGCCGCCGCCGCTGCGGGCAAGATGATTCTCTGCGAAAAACCGCTTTCCCGTTCACTGGCCGAAGGCAAGGCCATGGTCGAAGCCATCGAAAAGGCGGGCGTCCCGAATACGGTCTGGTACAACTACCGCCGCATCCCGGCCGTGACGCTGGCCAAGCAGATCATTGATTCGGGCAAACTGGGCAAGATTTTCCATTACCGCGCCAACTTCCTGCAGGACTGGACCATCAGCCCGGACGTTCCGCAGGGCGGTACCGGCACCTGGCGCCTGGACGTAGACGCCGCCGGCTCGGGCGTCACCGGCGACCTGCTCGCCCACTGCATCGACACGGCCATGTGGCTCAACGGCGGCATCACCGATGTTTCGGCCGTGACGGAAACCTTTGTCAAAGAGCGC from Tellurirhabdus rosea harbors:
- a CDS encoding heme-binding protein — encoded protein: MKSTFLNVKLLPLLGMMGLVGLWHTFPQAEEHLIVAPAPDPKVAKLKLPEGFKAEHLYSPSENGQGSWVSMAFDDKGRMITSDQYGALFRLTIPAMASGSATPTIEKLTIGTDTSAVGGMGFAQGLLYAFNSLYVMVNNRPTARFPKPSGLYRLQDTNGDDQFDKVTLLKELVGEGEHGPHSVVLSPDKKSLIVVAGNHTDVPEMDAYRLPKVWKQDNLFPLIKDPRGHANNRMAPGGWIAQVDPEGKRWELLGAGFRNEFDVAFNEAGDMFTYDSDMEWDFGLPWYRPTRICHVTSGAEFGWRTGNSKWSARYTDNLPPVVNIGQGSPTNLIYVNRGRFPQKYQNTLLAFDWSFGIVHAIHLKPNGATYSGEREEFLSGLSLPLTDGLIGPDGALYFLTGGRRLESSLYRVYYDGPEKPVATNATLPLPEAHKIRASLEAYHTGGPKAGAVEAAWPYLKHADRFIQYAARIAVEHQPVSEWQGRALAEKAPRAVPQAAIALARHADSTSASVRSQLLTNLMVPGFAQLNEMEKQDVLRALEVVMARMGTPDGELKTKLSAFLNAGYPSKSAQLDRAYCRLLVTLDDPQGLVKTLALMDQKIPNDLTADETATASSDLIMRNPQYGLDIARMLAKVPPMQQTYLATMLSGQKAGWTPAQRQKYFSWFRTALNYQGGHSYIGFIDRARKLALQNVPKEQVATYSKLSGEELLSKNGNDLVVGAYPKGPGRRWSVTDALAVVDQGLEGRSFENGRNMYNAITCGRCHTMRGEGGAVGPDLTQLATRFSKKDMLEAILEPSKAVSDQYAATQFNLKKGESVVGRLVNEDKDAYYVSQNPFAPDQLRKVPKKEVTSSTLSNVSIMLPGLINSLNPDELKDLMAFLMAGGNQDHQVYKAAAGSGKGK
- a CDS encoding 3-keto-disaccharide hydrolase; its protein translation is MLKATGSFVKPLFIAGSLAVIGGFTDCLAQTKKDRKDGYVSIFDGKTLKGWDGDTAYWRVENGTLTGEIRPDRLLKTNSFIIWRGGSPQDFEFKGEFKITGAGNSGINYRSEQLTDIPFALRGYQADIDGQNRYTGQNYEERRRTTLAYRGQKTRIKPYDGAASPEAVREKVSKNAWTGMEVVGSLGSSDSLKTFIKQEDWNTFHLIIKGNHLRHYINGVLMSEVIDEDAVNGRQKGLLGVQVHVGPPMQVQYRNLMLKQLPVQKELTKSQP
- a CDS encoding aldose 1-epimerase family protein — its product is MTSGNWKHKFINPAQVGGIETAVLDNGRGRGTRIAWINTGTGLRYKVVLDRAMDIAEAFYNQHSLAWLSHLGVAPPDPSTDRGIGWLRNFGGGLLTTCGLTHIGGPETDAYGERGVHGPISNLPAELESILQPDPAAGRLEFSLTGRIRQTQVFGPCLELRRTISGRLGEARIQIRDEVVNRGNTPAPHMLLYHVNFGWPLVDEGAELIWQGDWQAREGENARIFRPENDFRKCPPPLDEHAGGGEEAAFIRPEADENGQCVCGVHNPALGIAALIRFRKEQLPWLTNWQHWGRGEYVTGLEPGTHPPIGQAAARARQELLFLEPEDSRIYELSLEVVPSDSEYFNSLPTHTSTHQEH
- a CDS encoding class I mannose-6-phosphate isomerase produces the protein METLNATSLAEKALEQGKGILRLAPTWVPRSFCVPGRRIKLHPDDYYVLGGKRGGIDERWLSSTTPAKNGPLTGENEGLSQIVFNDGGKEVQFLLRDAVAELKGELIGERLWNEYQSWPMYSKFFDNMGPLPHHVHHNDEHAAKIGQLGKPEAYYFPPQLNNHGGDFPYTFFGLTPGTTKEQVLECLKNFTKGDNKITNISQAYRLEPGTGWDVPPGLLHAPGSLCTYEPQKASDVFAMYQSLVNEAIIDEDLLWNGTPPEERGNFDQLVEVLDWDLNLDPNMMQNRFMRPKPVRPVAEMEAEGYLETWICYKNEAFSAKELTVLPGQTVTIRDSAAYGLIMMQGRGTMGVWEIETPALIRYGQLTNDEFFVSENAAREGVTITNASQTDPIVMLKHFGPGNPDLVL
- a CDS encoding sugar phosphate isomerase/epimerase family protein, with translation MPENNYPKLHNATWPGLVGKGPDSEPPISLDDMLDMTAAAEVDGVKFDGVDLGLMDPHFNVNCSPDDVKRLADKVASRNLEIGSLVAPIWGGPAMGTQEQRAQFVDMVRRTCEVGQQLREMGIRPSGIVRIDSASSPEAFSKDPVGNTKLIAETFREACDVAAQYGEKLAAEGEICWGGLQSWRATLETLEQVDRPNMGFQADMSHTFLYLLGYNSPEDRLLPEYYDWNDREALTAALKKMTAALRPWTLDFHVAQNDGTVFGSGSHDKTGRHCQATDPNGKLDIVQDAGHWLRDENGNLTKAFRHICWDGCMFPNQVMQNQQTWNDILAVMIKVRQAHGWQE
- a CDS encoding Gfo/Idh/MocA family protein, which translates into the protein MSDKKQLRIGLIGCGFMGRTHTNGYKRVNDFFPALGYRPVLKAVCARNRDKVQAFAEQWGYESFETDWRALIARDDIDAVDICTPNDTHAEIAIAAAAAGKMILCEKPLSRSLAEGKAMVEAIEKAGVPNTVWYNYRRIPAVTLAKQIIDSGKLGKIFHYRANFLQDWTISPDVPQGGTGTWRLDVDAAGSGVTGDLLAHCIDTAMWLNGGITDVSAVTETFVKERVHAESGQKQKVGIDDACIFHCHFENGSLGLFESTRYARGHKALYTLEINGEHASIRWDLHDLNRLEYFDHRDESIVRGWRSILVTDGDQPYMNKWWVPGLIIGYEHTFIHQVADFLASLESGEPCNPTFRDAYETQKVLEAVLTSAATRSWQDTGVETGVSQNAANLSVA